One part of the Vogesella sp. LIG4 genome encodes these proteins:
- a CDS encoding fumarylacetoacetate hydrolase family protein, producing MARGRILLNRQARGVTLQADGSLLLDNGNPLLDEPQWLAPVTGTVYGAALNHRSLAESLAAAFEDAPYKTAPRAPVLFIKTSNTQIGHGAAIPFPAGVARIQAGGALGVVIGKQARKVAAAEALQYVEGYTVVNEVSLPEDSFYRPAVRAKCRDGFCPIGPWLVPAAGINPAELEVETYVNGALRETNRCADLLRSVPQLIADVSAFMTLEPGDLLIAGTPLRSVDLQPGDVVTVAIAGIGRLENPVIAEEAAR from the coding sequence ATGGCGCGAGGACGCATTCTGCTGAACCGGCAGGCACGCGGCGTGACGCTGCAGGCGGATGGTTCGCTGCTGCTGGACAACGGCAACCCGCTGCTGGATGAGCCGCAATGGCTGGCGCCGGTGACCGGCACGGTTTACGGCGCGGCGCTCAACCACCGCTCGCTTGCCGAGTCGCTGGCCGCCGCCTTCGAGGACGCACCGTACAAGACCGCCCCCAGGGCCCCGGTGCTGTTCATCAAGACCAGCAATACCCAGATCGGCCACGGCGCGGCGATTCCCTTCCCCGCCGGCGTGGCGCGCATCCAGGCCGGCGGCGCGCTGGGCGTGGTGATCGGCAAGCAGGCGCGCAAGGTAGCCGCTGCCGAGGCGCTGCAATACGTGGAAGGCTACACCGTGGTGAACGAGGTGAGCCTGCCGGAAGACAGCTTCTACCGCCCGGCGGTGAGGGCCAAATGCCGCGACGGCTTCTGCCCGATCGGCCCGTGGCTGGTGCCGGCCGCCGGCATCAACCCGGCGGAGCTGGAAGTGGAAACTTATGTCAACGGCGCGCTGCGCGAGACCAACCGCTGTGCCGACCTGCTGCGCAGCGTGCCGCAGCTGATTGCCGACGTATCCGCCTTCATGACGCTGGAGCCGGGCGATCTGCTGATCGCCGGCACCCCGCTGCGCAGCGTGGACCTGCAGCCCGGTGATGTGGTGACCGTCGCCATCGCCGGCATCGGCCGCCTGGAAAACCCCGTCATCGCCGAGGAGGCCGCACGATGA
- a CDS encoding heme-binding protein, whose protein sequence is MNPLAHSCQSITTQAAMRAAEAAVAHGRHLGVTVNAAVVDHSGVLMAFLRCEGAPLHSVDIAIDKAYTAVSFGLPTAAWDARLAERSEAVRAGLYGRPRFAGFGGGLPIMLHGQRIGAIGISGASEAQDIACAEAGLAAILPQG, encoded by the coding sequence ATGAACCCGCTAGCCCACAGCTGCCAGTCCATTACCACCCAGGCCGCCATGCGCGCGGCGGAAGCCGCGGTGGCGCACGGCCGCCATCTCGGCGTGACGGTCAATGCCGCGGTGGTGGACCACAGCGGCGTGCTGATGGCCTTCCTGCGCTGCGAAGGCGCGCCGCTGCATTCGGTGGACATCGCCATCGACAAGGCCTACACCGCGGTGAGCTTCGGCCTGCCCACCGCCGCCTGGGACGCACGGCTGGCGGAGCGCAGCGAGGCGGTGCGCGCCGGGCTGTACGGCCGGCCGCGCTTTGCCGGCTTCGGCGGCGGGCTGCCCATCATGCTGCACGGCCAGCGTATCGGGGCGATCGGCATCTCCGGCGCCAGCGAGGCGCAGGACATCGCCTGTGCCGAGGCCGGCCTCGCCGCCATCCTGCCGCAGGGCTAG
- the hpaA gene encoding 4-hydroxyphenylacetate catabolism regulatory protein HpaA encodes MARERTPIPNIDIGKEYDSRYAAAEVSYERFGKLAEFFGRNMPVHRHDRFFQVHYLDSGQIRLYLEEQQYIADAPLFFLTPPTVPHAFITEEDADGHVLTVRQELVWQLLAGLPRHETEARLMTPFCVELGKVPPQLQREAERLPQLFTLLGEEYMAEGEGRDAALHGITQLLLVSLLRLSSEAGSNQHFRREDLHIYHRFNALIEQHYREHWALWRYAEQIGVTEARLNDICRRLADLPSKRLVHDRLLQEAKRLLIFSASSINEIAYHLGFKDPAYFSRFFLRDTRHSPSDYRAANRQGE; translated from the coding sequence ATGGCCCGCGAGCGCACGCCGATTCCCAATATCGACATCGGCAAGGAGTACGACAGCCGCTACGCCGCGGCCGAGGTGTCCTACGAGCGCTTCGGCAAGCTGGCGGAGTTCTTCGGCCGCAACATGCCGGTGCACCGCCACGACCGCTTTTTCCAGGTGCACTACCTGGACAGCGGCCAGATCCGCCTGTACCTGGAGGAGCAGCAGTACATCGCCGACGCGCCGCTGTTCTTCCTCACCCCGCCCACCGTGCCGCACGCCTTCATCACCGAGGAGGACGCCGACGGCCACGTGCTCACCGTGCGCCAGGAGCTGGTGTGGCAACTGCTGGCCGGCCTGCCGCGCCACGAGACCGAGGCGCGGCTGATGACGCCGTTCTGCGTGGAGCTGGGCAAGGTGCCGCCGCAGCTGCAACGCGAAGCCGAGCGCCTGCCGCAGCTGTTCACCCTGCTGGGCGAGGAATACATGGCGGAAGGCGAGGGCCGCGACGCCGCGCTGCACGGCATCACCCAGCTGCTGCTGGTGAGCCTGCTGCGCTTGTCGAGCGAAGCCGGCAGCAACCAGCACTTCCGCCGCGAAGACCTGCACATCTACCACCGCTTCAACGCGCTGATCGAGCAGCACTACCGCGAGCACTGGGCGCTGTGGCGCTACGCCGAGCAGATCGGCGTTACCGAGGCGCGGCTGAACGACATCTGCCGCCGGCTGGCCGACCTGCCATCCAAACGGCTGGTGCACGACCGCCTGCTGCAGGAGGCGAAGCGGCTGCTGATCTTCTCGGCGTCCTCCATCAACGAGATCGCCTACCACCTGGGCTTCAAGGACCCGGCCTACTTCTCGCGCTTCTTCCTGCGCGACACCCGCCACAGCCCCAGCGATTACCGGGCGGCCAACCGGCAGGGGGAGTAG
- a CDS encoding methyl-accepting chemotaxis protein, translating into MLSVFRRQPRQPDPASLLPLAPLHAPAHLAADTAEAGDDTLLARLLHTVAFMQHSVARGLSTQAQVVAEIEERSARMQRALGQSAGQVRQSADIADTLRQALAAEVERVAGDIRRELASAVALIDAKAGQALGVIAETGDIAKMVNLLALNAAIEAARAGEQGRGFAVVADEVRRLAQRTLESSALAMQHMDLGEVQQQVAHIVSESDAKLAALTVELGTQLGELGRLFDALGGNILSLDDTNKLIAEAAPQVASRAELLRGQAERAANIAEALGTALPQPAQQRGDAARSLLRANQLPLEAGFERLTAIRQRGSLRIAVEPAFVGLSFRPRGGLGLQGLDIDYATAFAGWLGVKPQFVEHSWDQCPDLLYFGRQPGEAPADLMWSALPAGIGLPGLWLSQPYCSTPFVLVRRAGDTRIRGLDDLAGKVLGVGNDPSALAALQAAGVRWQANRELPGGRVQLGNLLLFSDQGRIHAAVAEGTVDAFAVERTIFHWAASDAASPWRGRLDILPASLDTAPWQYCAAVAAQPENASLLAAINQFLAEFLPTPPRAAIERRWQGVAGD; encoded by the coding sequence GTGTTGTCCGTATTCCGCCGCCAGCCCCGTCAGCCCGACCCTGCCAGCCTGCTGCCGCTGGCGCCGCTGCATGCGCCCGCGCATCTCGCCGCCGACACGGCCGAGGCGGGTGACGACACCTTGCTGGCGCGGCTGCTGCATACAGTGGCCTTCATGCAGCACAGCGTGGCGCGCGGGCTGTCCACCCAGGCGCAGGTGGTGGCGGAAATCGAGGAACGCAGCGCGCGCATGCAGCGGGCGCTGGGGCAGTCCGCCGGCCAGGTGCGGCAGAGCGCCGACATTGCCGACACCCTGCGCCAGGCGCTGGCCGCCGAGGTGGAGCGGGTGGCCGGCGACATCCGCCGCGAGCTGGCGTCGGCGGTGGCGCTGATCGATGCCAAGGCCGGGCAGGCGCTGGGGGTGATCGCCGAAACCGGTGACATCGCCAAGATGGTGAACCTGCTGGCGCTGAATGCCGCCATCGAGGCGGCGCGCGCCGGCGAGCAGGGCCGCGGCTTCGCGGTGGTGGCGGACGAAGTGCGCCGGCTGGCGCAGCGCACGCTGGAAAGCTCGGCGCTGGCGATGCAGCACATGGATCTGGGCGAGGTGCAGCAGCAGGTGGCGCACATCGTCAGCGAGAGCGACGCCAAGCTGGCGGCGCTCACCGTGGAACTGGGCACCCAGCTGGGCGAGCTGGGCAGGCTGTTCGACGCGCTGGGCGGCAACATCCTCAGCCTGGACGACACCAACAAGCTGATTGCCGAGGCGGCGCCGCAGGTGGCCAGCCGCGCCGAACTGCTGCGCGGCCAGGCCGAGCGTGCGGCCAACATTGCCGAGGCACTGGGCACGGCGCTGCCGCAGCCCGCGCAGCAGCGCGGTGATGCTGCCCGCAGCCTGCTGCGCGCCAACCAGCTGCCACTGGAGGCCGGCTTTGAAAGGCTGACGGCGATACGCCAGCGCGGCAGCTTGCGTATCGCGGTGGAGCCGGCCTTTGTCGGCCTGTCGTTCCGCCCGCGCGGCGGGCTGGGCCTGCAGGGGCTGGACATCGATTACGCCACGGCCTTTGCCGGCTGGCTGGGGGTAAAGCCGCAGTTCGTGGAGCACAGCTGGGACCAGTGCCCGGACTTGCTGTACTTCGGCCGCCAGCCGGGCGAGGCGCCGGCCGACCTGATGTGGAGCGCGCTGCCGGCCGGCATCGGCCTGCCGGGCTTGTGGCTGTCGCAGCCCTACTGCAGCACGCCCTTCGTGCTGGTGCGCCGTGCCGGTGATACGCGCATCCGCGGCCTGGACGATCTGGCCGGCAAGGTGCTGGGCGTGGGCAACGACCCCAGCGCGCTGGCGGCGCTGCAGGCCGCCGGTGTGCGCTGGCAGGCCAATCGCGAGCTGCCGGGCGGGCGGGTGCAGCTGGGCAATCTGCTGCTGTTCTCCGACCAGGGCCGCATCCACGCCGCGGTGGCGGAGGGCACAGTGGATGCCTTCGCGGTGGAGCGCACCATCTTTCACTGGGCAGCCAGCGATGCCGCCAGCCCGTGGCGCGGCCGGCTGGACATCCTGCCCGCCAGCCTGGATACCGCGCCGTGGCAGTACTGCGCGGCGGTGGCGGCACAGCCGGAAAACGCCAGCCTGCTGGCCGCCATCAACCAGTTCCTGGCCGAGTTCCTGCCCACCCCTCCGCGCGCCGCCATCGAACGGCGCTGGCAGGGGGTGGCCGGCGACTGA
- a CDS encoding helix-turn-helix domain-containing protein: protein MQAQQQQFTDAQQHASSLAHWNQVYDQITAGRFHSSLQRLNTDQLDIFRETINQRVVQHGQAPADMVHFAVPLHLSVPLSLQGCQVGDNAVMALRSNEEFVFHVPPQVDSLQISIRNSDLEALAPQLWQRLSQSRQRMPVLQVSPQQLQATRELLLTAFEQALLNADLLNYAGSQKLIQHQFISLLLDLLNDVAPDERPSLTHATHSDIVRRSQAIVQHSPDEPVTVLDLCQQLRVSRRTLQNSFQLITGTTPVDYLRSIRLNSVRRMLQAAPQRNSVREAAGQWGFYHLGHFSRDYRRLFDELPSETRSRALA, encoded by the coding sequence ATGCAGGCCCAGCAGCAGCAATTCACCGATGCCCAGCAGCACGCCTCGTCGCTGGCGCACTGGAACCAGGTCTACGACCAGATCACCGCCGGCCGCTTTCACAGCTCGCTGCAGCGGCTGAACACCGACCAGCTGGACATCTTTCGCGAAACCATCAACCAGCGCGTGGTGCAGCACGGCCAGGCGCCGGCCGACATGGTGCACTTCGCCGTGCCGCTGCACCTGTCGGTGCCGCTGTCGCTGCAGGGCTGCCAGGTGGGCGACAACGCGGTGATGGCGCTGCGCAGCAACGAGGAATTCGTATTCCACGTGCCGCCGCAGGTGGATTCGCTGCAGATCTCCATCCGCAACAGCGACCTGGAGGCACTGGCGCCGCAGCTGTGGCAGCGCCTGAGCCAGAGCCGGCAGCGCATGCCGGTGCTGCAGGTAAGCCCGCAGCAATTGCAGGCCACGCGCGAGCTGCTGCTCACCGCCTTCGAACAGGCGCTGCTGAACGCCGACCTGCTGAACTACGCCGGCAGCCAGAAGCTGATCCAGCACCAGTTCATCAGCCTGCTGCTGGACCTGCTGAACGACGTGGCGCCGGACGAGCGCCCCAGCCTCACCCACGCCACCCACAGCGACATCGTGCGCCGCAGCCAGGCCATCGTGCAGCACAGCCCGGACGAGCCGGTAACCGTGCTGGACCTGTGCCAGCAGCTGCGCGTGAGCCGCCGCACACTGCAGAACAGCTTCCAGCTGATCACCGGCACCACGCCGGTGGACTACCTGCGCTCCATCCGCCTCAACAGCGTTCGCCGCATGCTGCAGGCCGCACCGCAGCGCAACAGCGTGCGCGAAGCCGCCGGGCAATGGGGCTTCTACCACCTGGGCCACTTCTCGCGCGACTACCGCCGGCTGTTCGACGAGTTACCGTCGGAAACCCGCAGCCGCGCGCTGGCCTAG
- a CDS encoding aldehyde dehydrogenase family protein: MDQNLVPVLDEVNAFLHKEHGLLIDGAAVAARAGGRIEVRNPATGQVIASVADADEADVNAVVESAHRAFTSGAWSGLRPAERERILLKLADVLEAHAEELAQLETLNQGKSIHISRAIEVGAAIEYVRYMAGWATKITGETMDVSIPVPPGTRYTAYTRREPVGVVAGIVPWNFPLMIAIWKLVPALAAGCTIVLKPSTETPLTALRLGELALEAGIPPGVVNVLTGRGSRAGQALASHPLVSKVTFTGSTEVGKTVGHAALDNMTRFSLELGGKNPMLVFGDVDVDKAVQGAMLGGFFNQGQVCAAASRIYIHRSKFDQVVEGLAAAASSMSIGAGMDMNAQVNPLVSARQQQSVCRYLDIARAEGARVLAGGAAADLPGYFVQPTVLANVDHSHTVVREEIFGPVLVAMPFDTVEEAVRLANDTPYGLAASVWSNDLSLVMNVVPQVQAGTVWVNSHIPLDPNMPFGGHKQSGVGREFGRAAVENFTELKSVCIAH; encoded by the coding sequence ATGGATCAGAACCTGGTGCCGGTGCTGGACGAGGTGAATGCCTTCCTGCACAAGGAACATGGCCTGTTGATCGATGGCGCGGCGGTGGCAGCGCGCGCCGGTGGCCGTATCGAGGTGCGCAACCCGGCCACCGGCCAGGTGATTGCCAGCGTGGCCGATGCCGACGAGGCCGACGTGAACGCGGTGGTGGAGAGCGCGCACCGCGCCTTCACTTCCGGCGCCTGGTCCGGCCTGCGCCCGGCGGAGCGCGAACGCATCCTGCTGAAGCTGGCCGACGTGCTGGAAGCGCATGCCGAGGAGCTGGCGCAGCTGGAAACCCTGAACCAGGGCAAGTCCATCCATATTTCGCGCGCCATCGAAGTGGGCGCCGCCATCGAGTACGTGCGCTACATGGCCGGCTGGGCCACCAAGATCACCGGCGAGACCATGGACGTGTCGATTCCGGTGCCGCCGGGCACCCGCTACACCGCCTACACCCGCCGCGAGCCGGTGGGGGTGGTGGCCGGCATCGTGCCGTGGAATTTCCCGCTGATGATTGCCATCTGGAAGCTGGTGCCGGCCCTGGCCGCCGGCTGCACCATCGTGCTCAAGCCGTCCACCGAAACGCCGCTCACCGCGCTGCGCCTGGGCGAGCTGGCGCTGGAAGCCGGCATCCCGCCGGGGGTGGTGAACGTGCTCACCGGCCGCGGCAGCCGCGCCGGCCAGGCGCTGGCCAGCCACCCGCTGGTGAGCAAGGTCACCTTCACCGGCTCCACTGAAGTGGGCAAGACCGTGGGCCACGCCGCGCTGGACAACATGACCCGCTTCTCGCTGGAGCTGGGCGGCAAGAACCCGATGCTGGTGTTCGGCGATGTGGACGTGGACAAGGCGGTGCAGGGCGCCATGCTGGGCGGCTTCTTCAACCAGGGCCAGGTCTGCGCCGCCGCTTCGCGCATCTACATCCATCGCAGCAAGTTCGACCAGGTGGTGGAAGGCCTGGCGGCGGCGGCGAGCAGCATGAGCATCGGCGCCGGCATGGACATGAACGCGCAGGTCAACCCGCTGGTGTCGGCACGGCAGCAGCAGTCGGTATGCCGCTACCTCGACATCGCCCGTGCCGAAGGCGCCCGCGTGCTGGCCGGCGGCGCCGCCGCCGACCTGCCGGGCTACTTCGTGCAGCCCACCGTGCTGGCCAATGTCGATCACAGCCATACCGTGGTGCGCGAGGAAATCTTCGGCCCGGTGCTGGTGGCCATGCCGTTCGACACGGTGGAAGAGGCGGTGCGCCTGGCCAATGACACGCCGTACGGCCTGGCGGCCAGCGTGTGGAGCAATGACCTGTCGCTGGTGATGAACGTGGTGCCGCAGGTGCAGGCCGGCACCGTGTGGGTGAACAGCCATATTCCGCTGGACCCGAACATGCCGTTCGGCGGCCACAAGCAATCCGGGGTTGGCCGCGAGTTCGGCCGCGCCGCGGTGGAGAACTTTACCGAACTCAAATCGGTGTGCATCGCGCATTAA
- a CDS encoding aspartate aminotransferase family protein translates to MSYDNARFWHPMLHPNEMQRREPIRIVRGDGCHVYDDKGRQLVDGVAGLWNVNVGHNRSEIKQAIMNQLDELEYFQLFDGISHPRAEELSATIIDMLKPEGMARVAFSSGGSDAVETALKLARQYWRVKGQPDRTKFISLKQGYHGTHFGGASVNGNTVFRRNYEPMLPGCFHVETPWTYRNPFTEDPEELAKICAQMLEREIQFQSPDTVAAFIAEPIQGAGGVIVPPASYWPLIREVCDKYGVLLIADEIVTGFGRSGSMFGSRLWGVAPDIMCLAKGISSGYVPLGATVVNQRVADAFAANADFGGAIMHGYTYSGHPVACAAAIANLKIVREENLPANAAAQGEYLLAKLKPFADKYAAVGEVRGKGLMVALDLVVDKTTREPVDPMGGYANRVAEIARENGVLVRPVGTKIILSPPLVIQQPQLDTIVAALDAGFAGA, encoded by the coding sequence ATGTCTTACGATAACGCCCGTTTCTGGCACCCCATGCTGCACCCGAACGAGATGCAGCGCCGCGAACCTATCCGCATCGTGCGCGGCGACGGCTGCCATGTGTATGACGACAAGGGCCGCCAGCTGGTGGATGGCGTGGCCGGGCTGTGGAACGTCAACGTCGGCCACAACCGCAGCGAGATCAAGCAGGCCATCATGAACCAGCTGGACGAGCTGGAGTACTTCCAGCTGTTCGACGGCATCAGCCACCCGCGCGCCGAGGAGCTGTCCGCCACCATCATCGACATGCTGAAGCCGGAAGGCATGGCCCGCGTGGCGTTCAGCAGCGGCGGCTCCGACGCGGTGGAAACCGCGCTGAAGCTGGCGCGCCAGTACTGGCGCGTGAAGGGCCAGCCGGATCGCACCAAGTTCATCTCGCTGAAGCAGGGCTACCACGGCACCCACTTCGGTGGCGCCTCGGTCAACGGCAACACCGTGTTCCGTCGCAACTACGAGCCGATGCTGCCGGGCTGCTTCCACGTGGAAACACCGTGGACCTACCGCAACCCGTTCACCGAAGACCCGGAAGAGCTGGCCAAAATCTGCGCGCAGATGCTGGAGCGCGAGATCCAGTTCCAGAGCCCGGACACCGTGGCCGCCTTCATCGCCGAGCCTATCCAGGGCGCTGGCGGGGTGATCGTGCCGCCGGCCAGCTACTGGCCGCTGATCCGCGAGGTGTGCGACAAGTACGGCGTGCTGCTGATCGCCGACGAGATCGTTACCGGCTTCGGCCGCTCCGGCTCCATGTTCGGCAGCCGGCTGTGGGGCGTGGCACCGGACATCATGTGCCTGGCCAAGGGTATTTCCTCCGGCTACGTGCCGCTGGGCGCCACGGTGGTGAACCAGCGCGTGGCGGACGCCTTTGCGGCCAACGCCGACTTCGGCGGCGCCATCATGCACGGCTACACCTACTCCGGGCACCCGGTGGCCTGCGCCGCCGCCATCGCCAACCTCAAGATCGTGCGCGAGGAAAACCTGCCGGCCAATGCCGCCGCACAGGGCGAGTACCTGCTGGCCAAGCTCAAACCGTTCGCCGACAAGTACGCGGCGGTGGGCGAGGTGCGCGGCAAGGGCCTGATGGTGGCGCTGGACCTGGTGGTGGACAAGACCACCCGCGAGCCGGTGGACCCGATGGGCGGCTACGCCAACCGCGTGGCGGAGATCGCGCGCGAAAACGGCGTGCTGGTGCGCCCGGTGGGCACCAAGATCATCCTGTCGCCGCCGCTGGTGATCCAGCAGCCGCAGCTGGACACCATCGTCGCCGCGCTGGATGCCGGCTTCGCCGGCGCCTGA
- a CDS encoding LuxR C-terminal-related transcriptional regulator: protein MTTSASAAVAHYAQRCIASVTGLVPVTSCAFYQVDAQLRPRHYLLHRMPGQVHQHYLSHYQQCDPLHPARFGHGTSVMPMGEAVAQGALRQSRYGRFMARHGMADVVELFVRRGGRVVAGFSLIRGEELGAFGSAELATLQQLHGLLELAASGNLPLQLAAEAQAEGVLLTPREREVALLLRDGACNKTIARLLALGLPTVKTHLQHLYRKFGVNNRTELASRLFLDLAHGTDMAG from the coding sequence ATGACGACATCCGCCTCCGCCGCCGTGGCGCACTACGCGCAGCGCTGCATCGCCAGTGTCACCGGCCTGGTGCCGGTGACTTCCTGCGCCTTCTACCAGGTGGACGCCCAGCTGCGGCCGCGCCACTACCTGCTGCACCGCATGCCGGGGCAGGTGCATCAGCACTATCTGTCCCACTACCAGCAGTGCGACCCGCTGCACCCGGCGCGCTTCGGCCATGGCACCAGCGTGATGCCGATGGGCGAGGCAGTGGCGCAGGGCGCGCTGCGGCAATCGCGCTATGGCCGCTTCATGGCGCGCCACGGCATGGCCGACGTGGTGGAGCTGTTCGTGCGCCGCGGCGGCCGCGTGGTGGCCGGCTTCTCGCTGATTCGCGGCGAGGAGCTGGGTGCCTTCGGCAGTGCCGAGCTGGCCACGCTGCAGCAGCTGCACGGCCTGCTGGAGCTGGCGGCCAGCGGTAACCTGCCGCTGCAGTTGGCCGCAGAGGCGCAGGCCGAGGGCGTGCTGCTTACCCCGCGCGAACGCGAAGTGGCGCTGCTGCTGCGCGACGGCGCCTGCAACAAGACCATTGCCCGCTTGCTGGCGCTGGGGCTGCCGACGGTGAAAACCCATCTGCAGCACCTGTACCGCAAGTTCGGCGTGAATAACCGTACCGAGCTTGCCAGCCGGCTGTTTCTGGACCTGGCACACGGTACGGACATGGCCGGCTAA
- a CDS encoding APC family permease, with amino-acid sequence MTIQQKLARYLDQGVVGFPVALASSVGVVMASPVILTVTSGFGMAGSTFALAMVIAWIMMQAQATTFSEAASMLPTSGAVYDYISCGMGRFFAITGTISAYLLVHVFAGTAETILSGIMALVNFEHLNTMMESSGSSWLVGVGLVVLFGVLNALGITIFGKAEIILTFVMWATLTIFGVIGLIKAPAVKLDGWFGSPLDLSDPSGVLSLIGMAMFMFVGFELVTPLAPELKKAGRNIPLAAKLGLTGVATTMFIYGAAMVHQVANVPMDPKNLAGPHLLDTPMAIPAFAGQVMGPFGKIWLGIGLLFAGAATINTLIAALPRILYGMALDGALPKVFAYLHPRFKTPLFGILVAVVVPCAHAWYIHGDLDRIMPLVLAAVCAWGVAYLLVNISVALLRIRRPEFPRAYRSPWFPLPQIISSVGILIAIWFITPPGMNSRDIYVPFGVMLGLTAVYALVWTVFVQKVHPFRPVAIEAILEEEFGKAAGHESLIDEELKRAASLG; translated from the coding sequence ATGACTATTCAACAGAAACTTGCCCGCTACCTCGACCAGGGGGTGGTGGGCTTTCCGGTGGCACTGGCCAGCTCGGTAGGCGTCGTGATGGCCAGCCCGGTAATCCTCACCGTCACCAGCGGCTTCGGCATGGCCGGCAGCACCTTCGCGCTGGCGATGGTGATCGCCTGGATCATGATGCAGGCGCAGGCCACCACCTTCTCCGAGGCGGCATCGATGCTGCCTACCTCCGGCGCGGTGTACGACTACATCTCCTGTGGCATGGGGCGCTTCTTCGCCATTACCGGCACCATCTCCGCCTATCTGCTGGTGCATGTGTTTGCCGGCACCGCCGAGACCATCCTCTCCGGCATCATGGCGCTGGTGAACTTCGAGCACCTCAACACCATGATGGAGAGCAGCGGCAGCTCCTGGCTGGTGGGCGTGGGGCTGGTGGTGCTGTTCGGCGTGCTCAACGCGCTGGGCATCACCATCTTCGGCAAGGCCGAGATCATCCTCACCTTCGTGATGTGGGCGACGCTGACCATCTTCGGCGTGATCGGCCTAATCAAGGCGCCGGCGGTGAAGCTGGACGGCTGGTTCGGCAGCCCGCTGGATCTGTCCGACCCCAGCGGCGTGCTGAGCCTGATCGGCATGGCGATGTTCATGTTCGTCGGCTTCGAGCTGGTGACGCCGCTGGCGCCTGAGCTGAAGAAGGCCGGTCGCAACATTCCGTTGGCCGCCAAGCTGGGCCTCACCGGCGTGGCCACCACCATGTTCATCTACGGCGCCGCCATGGTGCACCAGGTGGCCAACGTGCCGATGGACCCGAAAAACCTCGCCGGCCCGCACCTGCTGGATACCCCGATGGCGATTCCGGCCTTCGCCGGCCAGGTAATGGGCCCGTTCGGCAAGATCTGGCTGGGCATCGGCCTGCTGTTCGCCGGCGCCGCCACCATCAACACCCTGATCGCCGCGCTGCCGCGCATCCTGTACGGCATGGCGCTGGATGGCGCGCTGCCCAAGGTGTTCGCCTACCTGCATCCGCGCTTCAAGACGCCGCTGTTCGGCATCCTGGTGGCGGTGGTGGTGCCCTGTGCCCACGCCTGGTACATCCACGGCGACCTCGACCGCATCATGCCGCTGGTACTGGCTGCGGTGTGTGCCTGGGGCGTGGCCTACCTGCTGGTGAACATCTCGGTGGCGCTGCTGCGCATCCGCCGCCCGGAATTCCCGCGTGCCTACCGCTCGCCGTGGTTCCCGCTGCCGCAGATCATCTCCAGCGTCGGCATCCTCATCGCCATCTGGTTCATCACCCCGCCGGGCATGAACAGCCGCGACATCTACGTGCCGTTCGGCGTGATGCTGGGCCTCACCGCGGTGTATGCGCTGGTGTGGACGGTGTTCGTGCAGAAGGTGCACCCGTTCCGCCCGGTGGCGATCGAGGCGATCCTGGAAGAAGAGTTCGGCAAGGCCGCCGGCCATGAGTCGCTGATCGACGAGGAACTGAAGCGTGCTGCATCGCTTGGTTGA
- a CDS encoding DUF3156 family protein — protein sequence MLHRLVDWLRRERPPRGYRPGATLARLRLELGAECEPAGSTALTCRSADGLAFSVCERTDAVFLAHTVSCEFRLPLALAVDTLAPEVGRIVIRHTGALRRQGIACQVTGADDGSLAAIAHRLQDDAALQAALLPLDFRRCELRLEDGRWQLCIEHFGASEVVSNFPPMRRYIRLIAPQRQALLQSLRACQQLLAA from the coding sequence GTGCTGCATCGCTTGGTTGACTGGCTGCGCCGCGAGCGCCCGCCGCGTGGCTACCGCCCGGGCGCCACGCTGGCGCGGCTGCGGCTGGAGCTGGGGGCCGAGTGCGAGCCGGCCGGCAGCACCGCGCTGACCTGCCGCAGCGCCGACGGGCTGGCGTTCTCGGTGTGCGAGCGCACCGATGCGGTATTCCTGGCGCACACCGTCAGCTGCGAGTTCCGCCTGCCGCTGGCGCTGGCTGTGGATACGCTGGCGCCTGAGGTTGGCCGCATCGTGATCCGCCACACCGGTGCGCTGCGCCGCCAGGGCATTGCCTGCCAGGTAACCGGGGCGGACGACGGCAGCCTGGCCGCCATCGCCCACCGGCTGCAGGACGATGCCGCGCTGCAGGCGGCGCTGCTGCCGCTGGATTTCCGCCGCTGCGAGCTGCGGCTGGAGGATGGCCGCTGGCAGCTGTGCATCGAGCATTTCGGCGCCAGCGAGGTGGTAAGCAACTTCCCGCCGATGCGGCGCTACATCCGGCTGATCGCGCCGCAGCGCCAGGCGCTGTTGCAGAGCCTGCGGGCCTGTCAGCAGCTGCTGGCGGCTTGA